In the genome of Limnobaculum zhutongyuii, one region contains:
- the surA gene encoding peptidylprolyl isomerase SurA, whose amino-acid sequence MRKVMKNWRSLAASLALCASVTSMSLASHAVLAAPAGQHVDRVAAIVNNGVVLESDVNNMMSSVKNGARRAGQQLPDDATLRSQITERLIMDSIISQLGTSMGIKIDDAQLDKGIADIAQQNRMSVAQLKSRLSAEGMNYKTYREQIRKEMLMSEVRNNEVRRRVTVLPQEVDALAGQMANQLDASAELNLSHIMIPLGENPSPDQVAKADEQAKSIVEQLKNGADFGKMAATYSADPQALRGGKMGWAKMQELPSIFASELQSSQKGGIVGPIRSRVGFHILKVNDIRGEQKSISVMEVHARHILIRPTVVVTDDQARSQLASIADDIRSGKADFAEMARKYSEDPGSARQGGDMGWSSPEVFDPAFRDALMRLQKNEISAPIRSSFGWHLIQLLDTRQVDKTDVAQKDRAYRMLFNRKFSEEVPSWMQEIRASAYVKIMNAGNSSSTNGQ is encoded by the coding sequence ATGAGAAAAGTAATGAAAAACTGGAGATCGCTTGCCGCAAGTCTGGCGCTCTGTGCATCAGTCACTTCAATGTCATTGGCTTCACATGCTGTACTTGCTGCACCTGCCGGACAACACGTTGACCGCGTTGCAGCCATCGTGAATAACGGCGTCGTTTTAGAGAGTGACGTCAACAATATGATGTCTTCCGTTAAGAATGGCGCTCGCCGCGCTGGTCAACAGTTGCCAGACGACGCAACCTTGCGTAGCCAAATTACTGAAAGACTAATTATGGATAGCATCATTAGTCAGTTAGGCACCAGTATGGGCATTAAGATTGATGATGCTCAGCTTGATAAAGGTATTGCTGATATTGCTCAGCAAAACCGTATGAGCGTCGCTCAGTTAAAAAGCCGTCTTTCTGCCGAAGGAATGAACTACAAAACTTACCGTGAGCAAATCCGTAAAGAGATGCTGATGAGTGAAGTACGTAATAACGAAGTTCGCCGTCGGGTTACTGTATTACCTCAGGAAGTTGACGCATTGGCCGGTCAAATGGCTAATCAGTTAGATGCCAGTGCTGAACTGAATCTGAGCCATATCATGATTCCTTTAGGTGAAAACCCAAGTCCGGATCAAGTTGCCAAAGCGGATGAGCAAGCAAAAAGCATCGTTGAACAGTTAAAGAATGGTGCTGACTTCGGCAAAATGGCAGCAACTTACTCAGCAGACCCACAAGCGCTGAGAGGCGGTAAAATGGGTTGGGCTAAGATGCAGGAGCTACCATCCATTTTTGCCAGCGAGCTACAATCATCCCAGAAAGGTGGCATTGTTGGGCCAATTCGTTCTCGTGTCGGTTTCCATATTTTAAAAGTCAACGACATCCGTGGTGAGCAAAAATCTATTTCTGTTATGGAAGTACATGCTCGCCATATTCTGATTCGCCCAACCGTTGTTGTAACAGACGATCAGGCCAGATCTCAATTGGCGTCTATTGCTGACGATATTCGCAGTGGAAAAGCAGATTTTGCCGAAATGGCACGTAAATACTCAGAAGATCCAGGTTCTGCTCGTCAGGGTGGTGATATGGGTTGGTCTTCACCGGAAGTCTTTGATCCGGCATTCCGCGATGCCCTGATGCGCCTGCAGAAAAATGAGATCAGCGCTCCGATTCGCTCTTCATTTGGCTGGCATTTGATCCAACTGTTGGATACTCGTCAGGTTGATAAAACTGACGTTGCACAGAAAGATCGTGCTTACCGTATGCTGTTCAATCGTAAGTTCTCTGAAGAAGTACCTAGCTGGATGCAAGAGATTCGCGCCAGTGCTTACGTTAAAATTATGAACGCTGGCAACAGCAGCAGTACAAATGGTCAGTAA
- the pdxA gene encoding 4-hydroxythreonine-4-phosphate dehydrogenase PdxA: MVSNTQRVVITPGEPAGVGPDLVVQLAQREWPVELVVCAAPELLQQRAALLGLPLQLRVYQPEQSPQPQEKGTLTILPVKLSHPVTPGELNVQNGQYVIDTLARACDGCLSGEFAALITGPVHKGIINDAGHAFTGHTEFFAERSHRQRVVMMLATEELRVALVTTHLPLSRVSEAITSESLTETITILNHDLVTQFGIPHPQIYVCGLNPHAGEGGHMGHEEIEIISPTLEKLRQRGINLIGPLPADTLFQPKYLQHADAVLAMYHDQGLPVLKYQGFGRAVNITLGLPFIRTSVDHGTALDLAATGTADSGSFTVALNLAIKMINNRNE; the protein is encoded by the coding sequence ATGGTCAGTAATACTCAGCGTGTCGTGATCACACCGGGAGAACCTGCCGGTGTGGGTCCTGACTTAGTGGTTCAGCTGGCTCAACGGGAATGGCCCGTTGAGCTGGTGGTTTGCGCCGCGCCAGAATTGCTCCAGCAAAGGGCAGCCCTCCTCGGGCTGCCTTTGCAATTACGTGTTTACCAGCCAGAGCAATCCCCCCAGCCTCAGGAGAAAGGAACACTCACCATTTTGCCGGTTAAATTAAGCCATCCCGTTACTCCCGGAGAGCTTAATGTTCAAAACGGCCAATATGTCATAGACACGCTGGCACGAGCCTGTGATGGCTGCCTGAGCGGTGAATTTGCCGCATTAATTACCGGACCGGTACATAAAGGCATTATAAATGATGCCGGACATGCATTTACCGGCCACACTGAGTTTTTTGCAGAACGCAGCCATCGGCAACGCGTAGTCATGATGCTGGCAACAGAAGAGTTACGCGTTGCTTTAGTGACCACTCACCTACCGCTGTCCCGCGTTTCTGAAGCAATTACCTCCGAGAGTTTGACGGAAACTATCACCATTCTGAACCATGATTTGGTTACTCAGTTTGGTATTCCGCACCCACAAATTTATGTTTGTGGACTAAACCCTCATGCTGGTGAAGGGGGCCATATGGGCCATGAAGAGATAGAAATTATCTCCCCTACTCTGGAAAAGCTGCGCCAACGGGGCATCAACCTGATTGGGCCACTTCCGGCAGATACCCTTTTTCAGCCTAAATACTTACAACATGCTGATGCTGTATTAGCCATGTATCACGATCAGGGGTTACCTGTTTTGAAATATCAGGGATTCGGCCGGGCTGTGAATATCACGCTGGGACTTCCGTTTATCAGAACCTCTGTCGACCACGGCACCGCATTAGACCTTGCCGCTACAGGTACTGCCGATTCAGGTAGTTTTACCGTTGCGCTTAATCTCGCTATTAAAATGATAAATAATCGTAATGAATAA
- the rsmA gene encoding 16S rRNA (adenine(1518)-N(6)/adenine(1519)-N(6))-dimethyltransferase RsmA: protein MNNRVHQGHFARKRFGQNFLSDPYVIDSIVSAIHPQPGQAMLEIGPGLAALTEPVAERLEHMTVIELDRDLAARLAVNPKLKDKLTIYQQDAMTFDFAALAKEMGQPLRVFGNLPYNISTPLMFHLFSYTNAISDMHFMLQKEVVNRLVAGENSKTYGRLSVMAQYYCRIIPVLEVPPTAFRPAPKVDSAVVRLIPHDSIPYPVEDIRILSRLTTEAFNQRRKTIRNSLGHLFTPDQLTELGLDLNMRAENISVELYCKMANWLSTKGTKLPEAEQE from the coding sequence ATGAATAATCGTGTTCATCAGGGCCACTTTGCCCGCAAACGTTTTGGGCAAAACTTTTTAAGCGATCCTTATGTGATCGACAGCATCGTCTCGGCGATTCATCCACAACCGGGACAGGCTATGCTGGAGATTGGCCCGGGCCTTGCCGCATTAACCGAACCTGTCGCTGAACGGTTAGAACATATGACCGTTATTGAGCTGGACCGCGATCTGGCGGCTCGTCTGGCGGTTAATCCTAAGCTGAAAGATAAGCTGACTATCTATCAGCAAGACGCCATGACCTTTGATTTTGCGGCGCTGGCAAAAGAGATGGGGCAACCGCTGAGGGTGTTCGGCAACCTGCCGTATAACATCTCAACGCCGCTGATGTTCCATCTTTTCAGCTATACTAATGCGATAAGTGACATGCATTTTATGTTACAGAAAGAAGTCGTTAACCGGCTGGTAGCGGGAGAAAACAGCAAAACCTACGGTCGGTTAAGCGTAATGGCGCAATATTATTGCCGGATCATTCCGGTACTGGAAGTGCCACCAACGGCATTCCGCCCTGCGCCAAAAGTAGACTCAGCGGTGGTACGTCTGATTCCGCATGACAGCATCCCCTATCCTGTAGAAGATATTCGTATCCTGAGTCGTCTGACTACAGAGGCATTCAATCAACGGCGTAAAACTATCCGCAATAGTCTGGGTCATCTGTTCACACCAGACCAACTGACAGAACTAGGCTTAGATCTGAATATGCGGGCAGAAAATATCTCTGTTGAACTGTATTGCAAAATGGCAAATTGGTTATCAACCAAAGGCACCAAACTGCCGGAGGCTGAACAGGAGTAA
- the apaG gene encoding Co2+/Mg2+ efflux protein ApaG has translation MIDKPRIFIQAQSFYVEAQSLPDEERFVFAYTMTVRNLGREQVQLLSRYWLITNANGKHTEVQGEGVIGEQPIISAGNEFQYTSGAILETPLGTMEGHYNMIDHMGQPFQIVIPVFRLAIPSLIH, from the coding sequence GTGATCGATAAACCCAGGATTTTTATTCAGGCACAAAGTTTCTATGTTGAAGCCCAGTCTTTGCCGGATGAAGAGCGCTTTGTTTTTGCTTATACCATGACAGTTCGCAACCTGGGTCGGGAGCAGGTACAGCTTCTTAGCCGATATTGGCTCATCACTAACGCTAACGGCAAGCACACTGAAGTTCAGGGTGAAGGCGTTATTGGTGAGCAGCCGATTATTTCAGCAGGCAATGAGTTTCAATATACCAGCGGTGCTATTCTGGAAACGCCGCTGGGTACAATGGAAGGCCACTACAATATGATCGATCATATGGGGCAACCATTTCAGATAGTGATTCCGGTATTCCGCCTGGCGATTCCGTCCCTGATTCACTAA
- the apaH gene encoding bis(5'-nucleosyl)-tetraphosphatase (symmetrical) ApaH → MATLLVGDVHGCFQELQALLAQANFNPATDTLWLTGDLVARGPDSLEVLRYVRSLGDSVRIVLGNHDLHLLAIYAGISRNKPKDNLTELLEAPDCDELINWLRRQPVLQVDEEKALVMGHAGITPQWDIDTAKRCAREIEAILSSDSYPLFLDSMYGDLPNCWHDELSGLPRLRYATNALTRMRFCYPNGCLDMICKDVPKKAPAPLKPWFELFGPVSENYSIVFGHWASLEGKGTPEGIYALDTGCCWGGKLTMLRWEDKQYFQQDSLAKTAETDD, encoded by the coding sequence ATGGCAACACTTTTAGTCGGTGATGTACACGGTTGTTTTCAGGAACTACAGGCTTTGCTAGCGCAAGCCAATTTTAACCCCGCCACAGATACCCTTTGGTTAACGGGTGATTTAGTTGCCCGAGGTCCGGACTCTCTTGAAGTTCTTCGTTATGTTCGATCGCTGGGCGATTCAGTCCGTATTGTATTAGGTAATCATGACCTTCATCTGTTGGCAATTTATGCCGGCATTAGCCGTAATAAACCCAAAGATAATCTGACCGAATTGCTGGAAGCACCAGACTGTGATGAATTAATCAATTGGTTACGCCGCCAACCTGTATTGCAGGTCGACGAAGAAAAAGCGTTGGTAATGGGACACGCAGGCATCACGCCTCAGTGGGATATTGATACCGCCAAACGCTGCGCCCGTGAAATTGAAGCTATTCTCTCCAGCGATAGCTATCCGCTGTTTTTGGACTCCATGTATGGTGATTTACCCAACTGCTGGCACGATGAGCTGTCAGGCTTACCCAGATTGCGCTATGCCACTAATGCACTAACCCGCATGCGTTTCTGTTATCCAAACGGTTGTCTGGATATGATCTGTAAAGATGTGCCTAAAAAAGCACCCGCACCGTTAAAACCCTGGTTTGAGCTCTTCGGGCCGGTTTCTGAAAACTATTCGATTGTTTTTGGACATTGGGCTTCGCTGGAAGGAAAAGGTACCCCGGAAGGGATTTACGCACTGGATACCGGTTGTTGTTGGGGGGGAAAACTCACCATGCTGAGATGGGAAGATAAACAGTATTTTCAACAAGATTCTCTGGCGAAAACTGCCGAAACAGATGACTAA
- the folA gene encoding type 3 dihydrofolate reductase translates to MIISLIAAMAANRVIGAENAMPWHLPADLAWFKQNTLNKPIIMGRNTYLSIGRPLPGRLNIVISRQAQTDERVTWVTSLEQAIQAAGEVEEVMIIGGGSVYQQALAQADRLYLTHIEANLPGDTHFPDYQQLAWNQVFSQHHQADEKNPHAYQFEILERQK, encoded by the coding sequence ATGATTATTAGTCTGATTGCCGCCATGGCAGCAAACCGGGTGATTGGTGCAGAGAACGCCATGCCCTGGCATCTTCCCGCCGATCTGGCCTGGTTTAAACAAAATACCCTGAATAAACCGATAATTATGGGGCGTAATACCTATCTGTCTATTGGTCGCCCGCTGCCAGGTCGCTTGAATATTGTGATCAGCCGACAAGCTCAAACCGACGAAAGAGTTACCTGGGTGACTTCACTGGAGCAGGCTATTCAGGCGGCAGGAGAAGTGGAAGAGGTGATGATTATTGGCGGAGGAAGTGTCTATCAGCAAGCATTAGCGCAGGCTGACCGGCTATATCTGACCCATATTGAGGCCAACCTGCCGGGAGATACCCATTTTCCTGATTATCAACAACTGGCATGGAATCAGGTATTTTCTCAACATCATCAGGCTGATGAAAAGAACCCACATGCCTATCAGTTTGAAATACTGGAACGACAAAAATAA
- a CDS encoding threonine/serine exporter family protein — MNLILTLIENMLLAAIPAVGFALVFNVPVKALKYCALLGAIGYACRTILIYYQFPLEWSTLLTSMLIGTIGIRWSRRFLAHPKVFTVAAVIPMFPGVFAYKAMIALVEISHKGYSAELFETMITYFLRASFIVGALSIGLSLPALWLYRRKPSV, encoded by the coding sequence ATGAATCTGATATTAACGCTTATCGAAAATATGCTTCTGGCGGCTATTCCGGCGGTTGGTTTTGCTCTGGTATTTAACGTACCGGTAAAGGCGCTGAAGTATTGTGCATTGTTAGGCGCGATAGGCTATGCCTGCCGTACCATATTGATTTATTATCAATTTCCTCTGGAGTGGAGCACATTACTGACCTCTATGCTGATAGGTACTATCGGTATTCGCTGGTCACGGCGTTTTCTGGCTCACCCAAAAGTGTTTACCGTTGCCGCGGTGATCCCTATGTTTCCCGGCGTTTTTGCCTATAAGGCAATGATTGCTCTGGTGGAGATCTCCCATAAGGGGTATTCTGCCGAACTGTTTGAAACCATGATTACTTATTTTTTAAGGGCTTCATTTATCGTTGGAGCATTGTCCATTGGGCTTTCTTTACCGGCATTGTGGTTGTATCGCCGTAAACCCAGCGTATAA
- a CDS encoding threonine/serine exporter family protein, translating into MEFDKVHQRQREITRLCIQCALLLLQHGAESMLVEQLSTRLGKALGVDEVESSISANAIVLSTIYKGHCLTSTRKNVDRGINMHVVTEVQRIVILTEHRLLGIDEVEKRLNHIKPLRYPRWLMVLMVGLSCASFCKLAGGGWDAVLATLLASGVAMYSRQIITSFQINPLINFFATAFVATTVAGWLVDWMEIDKASIAMASSVLLLVPGFPLINSVADMFKGHINTGIARWVMASLLTLSTCIGVVVAITVWGFRSWL; encoded by the coding sequence GTGGAATTTGATAAAGTCCATCAACGCCAGCGGGAGATCACCCGTTTGTGTATACAGTGCGCGCTGTTATTGTTGCAGCACGGTGCGGAAAGTATGTTGGTAGAGCAGCTTTCTACCCGTCTGGGCAAGGCGCTGGGGGTTGATGAGGTAGAAAGTTCTATCTCCGCAAATGCAATAGTGTTAAGCACCATCTACAAAGGGCACTGTCTCACTTCTACACGTAAGAATGTCGATCGCGGCATAAATATGCATGTGGTAACCGAAGTTCAGCGAATAGTGATACTCACTGAGCACCGCTTGTTAGGCATTGATGAGGTGGAAAAACGCTTAAACCATATTAAGCCGTTACGTTATCCACGCTGGTTAATGGTGCTGATGGTGGGCTTATCCTGCGCCAGCTTCTGTAAACTGGCCGGTGGCGGTTGGGACGCGGTGCTGGCGACGCTGTTAGCCAGTGGTGTTGCCATGTATTCCCGTCAGATTATTACGTCTTTCCAGATTAACCCGCTAATTAACTTTTTTGCCACCGCCTTTGTGGCAACCACCGTGGCTGGTTGGTTAGTCGACTGGATGGAGATTGATAAAGCTTCAATAGCCATGGCTTCCAGCGTATTGCTGTTGGTTCCCGGATTTCCGCTAATTAACTCGGTGGCGGATATGTTTAAAGGGCATATTAATACCGGCATTGCCCGTTGGGTGATGGCCAGTTTGTTAACCCTTTCAACCTGTATTGGGGTTGTGGTGGCAATAACCGTCTGGGGATTTAGGAGCTGGCTATGA
- the carB gene encoding carbamoyl-phosphate synthase large subunit encodes MPKRTDIKSILILGAGPIVIGQACEFDYSGAQACKALREEGYRVILVNSNPATIMTDPEMADATYIEPIQWEVVRKIIEKERPDAVLPTMGGQTALNCALELERKGVLAEFGVTMIGATADAIDKAEDRQRFDKAMKKIGLDTARSGIAHNMEEAYAVAADVGFPCIIRPSFTMGGTGGGIAYNREEFEEICERGLDLSPTKELLIDESLIGWKEYEMEVVRDKNDNCIIVCSIENFDAMGIHTGDSITVAPAQTLTDKEYQIMRNASMAVLREIGVETGGSNVQFSVNPKNGRLIVIEMNPRVSRSSALASKATGFPIAKIAAKLAVGYTLDELMNDITGGRTPASFEPSIDYVVTKIPRFNFEKFAGANDRLTTQMKSVGEVMAIGRTQQESLQKALRGLEVGASGFDPKVSLDDPEALTRIRRELKEAGAERIWYVADAFRAGMSVDGIFNLTNIDRWFLVQIEELVRLEEQVAERGINGLDYDFMRLLKRKGFADARLAKLVGFSEAEVRKLRYKHGIYPVYKRVDTCAAEFATDTAYMYSTYEDECEANPTNDRPKIMVLGGGPNRIGQGIEFDYCCVHASLALREDGYETIMVNCNPETVSTDYDTSDRLYFEPVTLEDVLEIVRVEQPAGVIVQYGGQTPLKLARSLEAAGVPIIGTSPDAIDRAEDRERFQQAVHRLGLKQPANATVSAIEMAVDKAAGIGYPLVVRPSYVLGGRAMEIVYDETDLRRYFQTAVSVSNDAPVLLDRFLDDAIEVDVDAICDGERVLIGGIMEHIEQAGVHSGDSACSLPAYTLSQDIQDEMRRQVEKLAFELCVRGLMNVQFAVKGNDVYLIEVNPRAARTVPFVSKATGVPLAKVAARVMAGKSLLEQGVTKEVIPPYYSVKEVVLPFNKFPGVDPILGPEMRSTGEVMGVGRSFAEAFAKAMLGSSPNRIPRGRALLSVREGDKARVVDLAAKLLKQGFDLDATHGTAVVLGEAGINPRLVNKVHEGRPHIQDRIKNGEYNYIVNTTEGRQAIEDSKLIRRSALQYKVHYDTTLNGGFATTMAMNADPTEKVISVQEMHQLLK; translated from the coding sequence ATGCCAAAACGTACTGACATAAAAAGTATCCTGATTCTTGGAGCCGGCCCAATTGTTATCGGCCAGGCTTGTGAGTTTGACTACTCCGGAGCACAGGCCTGTAAAGCCCTGCGTGAAGAGGGGTACCGGGTTATTCTGGTGAACTCCAACCCGGCAACCATCATGACTGACCCGGAAATGGCTGATGCAACCTATATTGAGCCTATTCAGTGGGAAGTGGTACGCAAAATTATTGAAAAAGAGCGCCCGGATGCGGTTCTGCCTACCATGGGCGGACAAACCGCTCTTAACTGTGCGCTGGAACTGGAGCGTAAAGGTGTACTGGCTGAATTTGGCGTAACCATGATTGGTGCCACTGCGGATGCCATTGATAAAGCAGAAGATCGCCAGCGTTTTGATAAGGCGATGAAAAAGATTGGCCTTGATACGGCGCGTTCCGGCATCGCTCATAATATGGAAGAGGCCTATGCGGTAGCTGCCGATGTCGGCTTCCCTTGTATTATCCGCCCGTCATTCACCATGGGGGGAACCGGTGGTGGTATCGCCTATAACCGTGAAGAGTTTGAAGAGATCTGCGAACGCGGTCTGGACCTTTCTCCTACCAAAGAGCTGCTGATTGATGAGTCGCTGATTGGCTGGAAAGAGTATGAGATGGAAGTGGTGCGGGACAAAAATGACAACTGCATTATCGTCTGCTCCATCGAAAACTTTGACGCCATGGGGATTCACACCGGTGATTCGATTACCGTAGCACCAGCACAGACGCTGACCGATAAAGAGTACCAGATCATGCGTAACGCCTCGATGGCGGTGCTGCGTGAGATTGGTGTGGAAACCGGTGGTTCCAACGTGCAGTTCTCCGTGAACCCTAAAAATGGTCGTCTGATTGTTATCGAAATGAACCCTCGGGTTTCTCGCTCTTCCGCGCTGGCCTCTAAAGCAACGGGTTTTCCGATTGCTAAAATTGCTGCCAAGCTGGCAGTTGGCTACACCCTCGATGAGCTGATGAACGATATTACCGGAGGCAGAACCCCGGCATCGTTCGAACCGTCTATTGACTATGTTGTGACAAAAATTCCTCGCTTTAACTTTGAGAAGTTTGCCGGTGCCAATGACCGTCTGACTACTCAAATGAAATCCGTTGGGGAAGTAATGGCCATTGGTCGTACGCAGCAAGAATCACTGCAAAAAGCATTACGCGGTCTGGAAGTCGGCGCCAGTGGATTTGATCCAAAAGTGAGTCTGGACGATCCGGAAGCACTAACCCGAATTCGCCGTGAACTGAAAGAAGCCGGTGCTGAGCGTATCTGGTACGTTGCTGACGCATTCCGCGCCGGTATGTCAGTAGACGGTATCTTTAACCTGACTAACATAGATCGCTGGTTCCTGGTACAAATCGAAGAGCTGGTTCGTCTGGAAGAGCAGGTGGCTGAACGCGGCATTAACGGTCTGGACTATGACTTCATGCGCTTGCTGAAACGTAAAGGTTTTGCCGATGCGCGTCTGGCTAAGCTGGTTGGTTTCTCCGAAGCTGAAGTACGTAAACTGCGTTATAAGCATGGCATTTATCCGGTATATAAGCGGGTTGACACCTGTGCGGCTGAGTTCGCTACGGATACTGCGTATATGTACTCAACTTATGAAGATGAGTGTGAAGCTAATCCAACCAATGACCGTCCAAAAATTATGGTACTGGGCGGTGGTCCTAACCGTATTGGGCAGGGAATTGAGTTTGACTACTGCTGTGTTCATGCTTCGCTGGCGCTGCGGGAAGACGGTTATGAAACCATCATGGTTAACTGTAACCCTGAAACGGTTTCAACCGATTATGACACCTCGGATCGCCTCTACTTCGAGCCGGTTACGCTGGAAGATGTACTGGAAATCGTGCGCGTAGAGCAACCTGCCGGGGTTATTGTTCAGTATGGTGGGCAGACTCCATTAAAACTGGCGCGTTCATTAGAAGCCGCCGGTGTCCCTATTATTGGCACCTCTCCGGACGCGATTGACCGGGCAGAAGACCGTGAGCGCTTCCAGCAGGCGGTTCATCGTCTGGGCCTGAAACAGCCGGCAAACGCAACGGTATCAGCGATTGAAATGGCGGTAGATAAGGCTGCTGGTATCGGTTATCCGCTGGTGGTTCGTCCTTCTTATGTGCTGGGCGGACGGGCAATGGAAATCGTTTATGACGAGACCGATCTGCGTCGTTACTTCCAGACAGCCGTTAGCGTTTCTAACGATGCACCAGTGCTACTGGACCGTTTCCTGGATGATGCCATTGAAGTGGACGTTGATGCCATCTGTGATGGTGAGCGTGTACTGATCGGCGGCATTATGGAGCACATTGAACAAGCGGGTGTTCACTCCGGTGACTCTGCCTGTTCTTTACCGGCTTACACCTTAAGTCAGGATATTCAGGATGAAATGCGCAGGCAGGTTGAAAAACTGGCATTTGAACTCTGTGTTCGTGGCTTAATGAACGTGCAGTTTGCGGTTAAAGGAAACGATGTTTATCTGATAGAAGTTAACCCTCGCGCTGCCCGTACCGTCCCGTTTGTTTCCAAAGCAACCGGCGTACCACTGGCTAAAGTTGCTGCACGCGTCATGGCGGGTAAATCACTGTTGGAGCAAGGTGTCACCAAAGAAGTTATTCCACCTTACTACTCGGTAAAAGAAGTGGTGTTGCCATTCAATAAATTCCCGGGAGTAGACCCGATTCTGGGGCCGGAAATGCGTTCAACCGGTGAAGTGATGGGCGTTGGCCGCAGCTTTGCTGAAGCGTTTGCTAAGGCGATGTTGGGCAGCAGTCCAAATCGGATCCCGCGTGGTCGTGCACTGTTATCTGTACGTGAAGGCGATAAAGCCAGGGTGGTGGATTTAGCCGCCAAACTGCTGAAGCAGGGCTTTGATTTAGATGCTACTCACGGTACTGCGGTAGTGTTAGGCGAAGCAGGTATTAATCCACGTCTGGTGAATAAGGTACACGAAGGCCGTCCGCACATTCAGGACCGGATCAAAAACGGCGAGTATAACTACATCGTCAACACCACCGAAGGGCGTCAGGCCATTGAGGACTCTAAGTTGATTCGCCGCAGTGCGCTTCAGTATAAAGTTCACTACGACACCACGCTAAACGGCGGTTTTGCTACCACGATGGCAATGAATGCGGATCCAACGGAGAAAGTGATTTCCGTTCAGGAGATGCATCAGTTGTTGAAGTAG